In Desulfocurvibacter africanus subsp. africanus DSM 2603, the DNA window GACATGACCTTGACCGCATCCTCGCTGGGATTCGTGAGGTAAAGGACCGCCATGACATCGAGAAGGCGATCCGCGGGGACCTCGTGGATGAGCGAATTCCAATCTTTTGCCTTCATGGATGATTACCTAACCTGAGTGCAACCATCTGTCGAGCGACGCAGCCAGCTTGGGTCTAGAGCAGATTGCTTTTAAGACGCCCGCTCCGGCGTTGACGGCGCAAGTGAATTGCGCCTGCGCCGAAGCTAGCGGCAAGCCATGCCGACGCATGGCTTGCAGAGCATTTTCAAAAGCAAAATGCTCTAAAGGCGACGAACCTGGCCGGTCGGACAGCTTTTCAAGAAAACGAACTCCACGACTTGGCGCGTTGTGGGTGTATTCGCAAACCCGCCAGAGAAGTAGGCCTGGCCTCAAAAATTCCAGTAGCTGCGGGGTCCGATAGGTGTCCCTAGCGGGAGAAGCTGGAGGAGTGCAGTATCCTTTTCCGGGACTTTGAAGACAGCTCCTACAATGCCGGATCCAGCAGCATGTTGTCGCGGTGCACGACCTCGGGGTACAGGCCGGGGCCGAGCAATTCCTCGATCGAGCCCGTGCGGCGGCCCATGATTTTCTTGAGGTCCTGGGCCGCGTAGTTGGTCACGCCTACGCCGATGGTCTGGCCTTGCCAATCGAGGATGCGCACGTGGGCACCCTTGCCGAAGCGGCCCTCCACGCGACTGATGCCCGCCGGCAGCAAACTCTTGCCTTTCTCGCGCAGGGCGCGGGCCGCGCCCTCGTCCACCCAGATCTCGCCCATGGGCTTGGAGTGATAGGCCAGCCAGAACTTGCGGCTAGGGATGGCCTGCGCCTCGGGCATGATCCAAGTGCCCATGTCCTCGCCGGCCATGGCCTTCTCCAACGCATAGCGCTCCTTGCCTGAAACGATGAGCGTGGGAACGGCCAGTTGCGCCGCGCGCTTGGCGGCCAGCAGCTTGGAGTACATGCCGCCGCTGCCGACCGTGGTCTTGCCATGACACATGGCTTCGACGTCAAGGTGCGCGATCTCCTGGATGCACTCCAGTCGGCAAGCCTTGGGATTCTCGGATGGGTTGGCCTCGAACACGCCGGTGGCCGAGGTCAGGTTGACGAACAGATCCGCATCCACCAGCCCGAGGACCATGCTGGCCAGGGCGTCGTTGTCACCAAAGGCCAACTCGGCCACGGCCACGGAATCGTTCTCGTTGATGATGGGGATGACCCGCCACTCCAGGAGGGTGGTCAAGGTATTGCGAGCGTTGAGGAAACGCTGGCGACTCTGAAAGTCGTCGCGGGTAAGCAGGATCTGGGCAGTGGTCTTGCCGCAGCGAGCGAAGGCCTCATCATATTCGTGCATGAGCCGGCTCTGGCCGATGGAGGCCGCGGCCTGCTTGGCCGGTAGCCCAAAAATGTCCTTGCCGCAGGGGGGACAAGCCAGCAAAGCCTGCCGGCCGGCGGCAACCGCGCCCGAGGTGACCAGGATGACGTCCTGCCCCCGGTCGTGCAGCGAGGCGATCTGGTCCGTCAGGCGGTTGACCACCCGCAGGTTCAGGCCGTGCTCATCCGTGAGCACCGCGCTGCCCACTTTCACAAGCACTCGTTTCGCATTCTCCAACACAGTACGCTTGTGCTCGCGCCAATCCTGCATGTTCCGATTTTCCACCCGTTGAAAGATGTAGTTTGTCCGCCCAGCGTTGCTTCGCACTAACCGCTAACGTCCGTTTGCGCAAGCACGCGGGAAGGTTGTTCCTTCAAGATTCCCTGGATGACTTGAGGTAGGCGCGGCCCTCCTCAAACTACTCCCGCCAGAGGGACCCTACTTGGCCGTTTAGTTCGGGACAGGCTTCCTCGAAGGAAGCCGGAGTGCTTCACACATCGGTTCGGAGTGCAGGCCTAACGCTACGACACGTCCGATCCACGATCTTCCTCCTGGCCCGCACGCTCTTCAGCTTCTTCGCCCTCTTCATCAGACAGGTCGCCGCAGCAGTCCTGGCCATCTTCACCAGGTTCGGCCGGGCACTCCACCCAGGGTAATTCCTCGCGCTCGTCTTCCCCGGTGGATTCCTCGCCGGACGCGGCAGCGCGCCACGCAGGCTGCACCAGGGGAGCCGGACGCTCGGCGGCGCGCGCCCACTCGGCCTGAGCCCTGCGCCAGATTTCGTCCAGCAGTTCCTCCAGCCCGTCACCGCGCAGGGCCGAAACAAGGAAGACCTGCTCGCCTCGGGCCTTGGTTGCCTGCTTAAGGGCTAGCAACTGCTCTTCGGACCACAAGTCGATCTTGTTCAGCACCCGAACCTGCGGCTTGCGACCCAGCTCGGGATCGTATGCCGCCAGTTCCTCGTCCAGCAGTTCGAAGCCCACCAGAGGATTTTCGTCCTCCAGGTGGACTTCCTCCACGCTCAGGATGTGAACCAGGAAGCGCGTACGCTCCACGTGTTTAAGAAATCTGTGGCCCAGGCCCTGCCCCTCGCTAGCGCCCTCGATAAGGCCGGGGATGTCGGCGATGACCAGTTGCCGGCCCTTGTCGTCCTCGATGACGCCCAGGTTGGGCGAGAGCGTGGTGAACGGGTACGGCGCTATTTTGGGCCTGGCCGCCGAGACGGCGGCGATGAACGTGGACTTGCCGGCATTGGGCAAACCAAGCAGACCTACGTCGGCCAGGATCTTCAGCTCCATGCGCAGGGTCCGCTCCTCTCCCTCCTCGCCCGGCTGAGCGAAGCGTGGAGCGCGCATGGTCGAGGACTTGAAGTGCAGGTTGCCCTTGCCGCCACGGCCGCCCTTGGCCACGACATGCTCCTGACCAGGCTCGGACAGATCGGCCAGCAGGCGCTCGCTGCCGTCCTTCTGCAGCTCGAACAGTAGCGTGCCCACGGGCACATCAACATAAAGGTCATCGGCGGCTTTTCCGTAACGCTGCGAGCCCATGCCGTGCTGGCCTCTCTTGGCCTCGTACATCCGCTTGAGACGGAAATCGTAGAGCGTGAGCAATCGAGGCTCGGCGCGAAAGATGACATCACCGCCACTGCCGCCGTCACCGCCGTCCGGCCCGCCCCTCGGCACATACTTCTCGCGCCGGAAGGAGACACATCCCCGTCCGCCGTCGCCTGCCTTAACCGATATTCTTGCTTCATCGATAAAACGCATGATTCTGTTCTACCCTTTGGGGAAAAGCCTGGCCACGATCTGGCGCGCTTCGTCTAGCCAAGTCTCGCGCTGCTCCCGCGTGGACACGCAGACAACGCCGAAAGTACGCCGGTGCACGTCCGTCACACCGCACAGCCTGAACACGCAGTCCTTCCAGATGCGTTCCAGCGGGTCGCCGAAAACAGCCCGCTCGCGCTCCTCGAAGGTATTGGAAGTATTAAAGACCACCGCCCGCCTAGCCTTGAGCAGCCCACGCGGCACACCCTCGCCGCCATCGCCCTCCACGAACTCATAACATACGCCAGGCCGTATGACCCGGTCCACCCAGCCCGTAAGTATGGCCGGCGGCATGCCCCACCAGTTTGGATGCACAACGACGATGCCATCGGCCTCGACAATTTCGCGGCAGTGCTCGTCCACCAGCGTGGGCAGGGCTGCTTCGCGCGGAATCTCACCTGCCGGCAGCAGCGGATCGAAACCCTCGGCGTACAGATCGCGCAGGCGGACCTTATGCCCCATGCCGCGCAACGTCTCGGCTGCCGTCTGAGCGATGCCGTGGTTCAGACTACCCGGATTGGGATGGGCGAGAATGATTGAGACGCGCACGACCTAGCTCCTGTCGGATTATGAAAAGGGCAAATAGAAAAAGGGCGGAAGATCGCTCTTCCACCCTAAAAATCGACTCCGAAAAAAAACTTCTAGGCCTCGGCCGGGACGATGGTGACCCTAGTCTTGACCTTGTTCTTGCGGGTGTACTTCTCGTACTTGACCACGCCGTCCACCATGGCGAACAGGGTATAATCCCTGCCCATGCCGACATTGATGCCGGGATGAATGGTGGTGCCGACCTGACGCACGAGGATATTGCCCGCCAGGACCTGCTGGCCGCCGTAGCGCTTGACGCCGCGGCGTTGGCCCTGCGAGTCGCGGCCGTTGCGTGAACTGCCGCCTGCTTTTTTGTGAGCCATGGCTTGCTCCTTGCCTTAAGCGGAAATAGTTTTGACTTTCAGCTTGGTGAAGTCTTGCCGATGGCCCTGGGTCTTCTTGGAGTCCTTGCGGCGGCGCTTCTTGAAGACGATGATCTTCTCGCCGCGGCCGTGCTCGACCACTTCGACAGTGACCTTGGCGCTCTGCACGTAGGGCTGGCCAAACGTCATATCAGCGCCGCTGCCCACGGCCAGGACCTTGTCCAGGACGACCTCGGAGCCGGCTTCGGCCACGAGCTTCTCCACACTGAAAACAAGGCCTTCTTGGACCTTGTACTGCTTTCCGCCGGTTTCGATAATCGCGTACATGCTATTCCTCCGTAAAGCGGGACGAGTGATATAGCCACCTATCACCCTTCAAGTCAAGAGCCGCTTTGCGTTTTTTTGTCGTTCTCAGCGGCCTGCCCGCTCTGATTTCCCATCCGATGTTGCCCGGCATTGATCCCGAGCCCGCTTTTGGAATAGGCTGTGAGTATCGGATTCCTGTCCGCAACGTCAAGCGAGGGTGCGCCATGCCAAGCTTCGACCTGCCACCAGACCACAGGCCATATACCGACACCTACTTTCTGCGCGCCAAGCGCATTCTGGAAGCCGACGACCTGAACCCGCGCGTGACCTATCAGGTCTTCATCCGCAAGGGACCCGGCCTCGTGAGCGGCATGGACGAGGCAGTGGCCATCCTGGCCAAGTATGCGCACATCCATGGCCACGACCAAGGCACTCACGTTTACGCCCTGCCCGAAGGCAACGAGTTCCAACCCGGCGACAGCCTCATGCACATCGAAGCGCCCATCCAGCAGATCGTTGAGCTGGAAACCATGTACCTGGGCGTCATCTCCGCAGCCACGACCATGAACAACGCCCACGGCTTGGACCTGCAGGCCGTGCGTGATCGCGGCCGGGCCATCCGCGATCTGTGCCCCGACAAGCAGCTCATCTACTTCGGCGCGCGCCATTGGCACTGGTCCATGGACCCGGAGATCAGCCGCATCCTGGTGGAAGAGTGCGGGTGGAATGCCTGTTCCACCGACGCCGGAGCCCACGGCGCAGGCCTGGACAAGGGCGTCGGCACCATCCCGCATGCCCTGGTGCTGACCTATGCCCATAGCCATGGCGTAGCGCGGGCCACGGTCGAGGCTACCCTGGCTTTTGACCGGCACATGGAGCCCGAGGCCAAACGCATTGCCCTGGTGGATACCTTCAACAGGGAGATCGACGATACCCTGGCCACGGCTCGGGCCATGCCCGGCCGACTGCACGGCGTGCGCCTGGACACGGCCGGAGAGCTGGTAGCTCAGGGCAGCCCGGCCCAAGGCGAGCGCTACTGGGCCGGCAAGGGCGTGACAGTGGAAGGCACGGCCGCCGTGCGCAGCGCCCTGGACGAGGCAGGATTCGAAAAGGTGAATATCACCCTGTCCAGCGGCTTCGGCAAATTAGACAAGCTGCGCGCCTTCGTGGAAGGCGAGCGCAAACATGGCCGGCTGTTCGAGGCCCTGGGCATCGGCGGCGTATTCGATTCCTGGCATGCCACCTCGGACATAGTACGTATCGAGGGCCGCGAAATGTCCAAGACCGGACGCGGCTACCTGCCCAACCCGAATATGCGCCGAGTGCTGTAAAACCAGCCGCGCGGCCAATTACGCTGCGGCACAAGCCAAGAGGACACCATGAAGCCAGCCCTGCTCATCATCGACATGCTCGTGGACTTCGTACACGAGGACGGCGCGTTGCATGTCCCAGGCGCACAAGAAGCCATTCCGGTCATTCGCAAGGTACACGACACACTGCGCGAACGCGGAGTGCCTATCCTGTATCTCTGCGACGCGCATTCGCTGGATGATCCGGAAATGGCCGATTGGCCGCCCCACGCCATCCAAGGCACCAAGGGGGCCGAGATCATTTCCAGCCTGGAGCCGGCCCCGGACGACCTCGTCATCCAGAAGACACACATCCGCGGTTTCGACGAGCCCGAGGTGGCCGAGAAAATCGAGGAGTTGGAGGCCGATTATCTCATCATTACCGGTGTGGCCACGGAATACTGCGTCAAGGAAACGGCCTTGCAGGCCCGCGAGCACGGCCTTGCCGTCACCATCGTCACCGACGGCGTAGCCGGAGTGGAGCGCAATACCGGCGACATCGAGCGGGCCGTGGAGGAACTGCGCTTGGCCGGGGCTCAATTCCTGAGCAGCAAGGAACTGCTCGGCGACCTGGAAGGACGGGTGCACGCGGCGTAGAGCATTTGCTTTTGAAAATGCTCTGCAAGCCATGCGCGGCATGGCTTGCCGCCGTGTAGGCGTAGGCGCAATTCACTTGCGCCGTTAACGCCGGAGCGGGTGTCTTAAAAGCAATCTGTCTAGTAGGACACTCACGCCCGCGCCAGCACCAGCACGTCAACCACGCTTGCGCCCGCCGCTTTGAGCACCAGGGCGCACTGCTCGATGGTCGCACCAGTGGTCATGATGTCGTCCACCAGCAGCACGCGGCGGCCCTCGACCTGGGCCTCGTCCGCGCGGAAGGCTCCTAGCAGGTTGATGCGCCTGGTTCTGGCGTCCAGCCGGGCCTGGGGCGGCGTGTGCCGGATGCGCATGAGCGCCGAGTGACACAGGGGCCGGTCAAGCGCATGGGCCAGGTCGCGGGCCAGCTCCAAAGATTGATTGTAGCCGCGCCAGGCCAAGCGGCGTGGATGCAAGGGCACGGGAGCCAGCAGGTCTGGCAGACCCGAGCCGCCGCGAAGGAAGAAGGCCTCGGCAGCCAATGCTTGCAAGAGTCTTGCATGGCCAAGCCCCTGGCGGAACTTGAAGGCCAGCAGGATGTCCTTGAGCAGCCCGGCATACGGGCC includes these proteins:
- a CDS encoding nicotinate phosphoribosyltransferase; its protein translation is MPSFDLPPDHRPYTDTYFLRAKRILEADDLNPRVTYQVFIRKGPGLVSGMDEAVAILAKYAHIHGHDQGTHVYALPEGNEFQPGDSLMHIEAPIQQIVELETMYLGVISAATTMNNAHGLDLQAVRDRGRAIRDLCPDKQLIYFGARHWHWSMDPEISRILVEECGWNACSTDAGAHGAGLDKGVGTIPHALVLTYAHSHGVARATVEATLAFDRHMEPEAKRIALVDTFNREIDDTLATARAMPGRLHGVRLDTAGELVAQGSPAQGERYWAGKGVTVEGTAAVRSALDEAGFEKVNITLSSGFGKLDKLRAFVEGERKHGRLFEALGIGGVFDSWHATSDIVRIEGREMSKTGRGYLPNPNMRRVL
- a CDS encoding ComF family protein, which produces MSRLGKEWFGLARLNLAGRLATLLRMSGQVMPAAFGRAAMRVLRLAAGVALFKERCLACYDLRATDSPVCDVVLCAACARELAPRLAGYCPSCGELYAQADDPPHLCAECLRTPKPWDSFFFHGPYAGLLKDILLAFKFRQGLGHARLLQALAAEAFFLRGGSGLPDLLAPVPLHPRRLAWRGYNQSLELARDLAHALDRPLCHSALMRIRHTPPQARLDARTRRINLLGAFRADEAQVEGRRVLLVDDIMTTGATIEQCALVLKAAGASVVDVLVLARA
- the rpmA gene encoding 50S ribosomal protein L27, which encodes MAHKKAGGSSRNGRDSQGQRRGVKRYGGQQVLAGNILVRQVGTTIHPGINVGMGRDYTLFAMVDGVVKYEKYTRKNKVKTRVTIVPAEA
- the proB gene encoding glutamate 5-kinase; this translates as MQDWREHKRTVLENAKRVLVKVGSAVLTDEHGLNLRVVNRLTDQIASLHDRGQDVILVTSGAVAAGRQALLACPPCGKDIFGLPAKQAAASIGQSRLMHEYDEAFARCGKTTAQILLTRDDFQSRQRFLNARNTLTTLLEWRVIPIINENDSVAVAELAFGDNDALASMVLGLVDADLFVNLTSATGVFEANPSENPKACRLECIQEIAHLDVEAMCHGKTTVGSGGMYSKLLAAKRAAQLAVPTLIVSGKERYALEKAMAGEDMGTWIMPEAQAIPSRKFWLAYHSKPMGEIWVDEGAARALREKGKSLLPAGISRVEGRFGKGAHVRILDWQGQTIGVGVTNYAAQDLKKIMGRRTGSIEELLGPGLYPEVVHRDNMLLDPAL
- the rplU gene encoding 50S ribosomal protein L21 gives rise to the protein MYAIIETGGKQYKVQEGLVFSVEKLVAEAGSEVVLDKVLAVGSGADMTFGQPYVQSAKVTVEVVEHGRGEKIIVFKKRRRKDSKKTQGHRQDFTKLKVKTISA
- the obgE gene encoding GTPase ObgE; protein product: MRFIDEARISVKAGDGGRGCVSFRREKYVPRGGPDGGDGGSGGDVIFRAEPRLLTLYDFRLKRMYEAKRGQHGMGSQRYGKAADDLYVDVPVGTLLFELQKDGSERLLADLSEPGQEHVVAKGGRGGKGNLHFKSSTMRAPRFAQPGEEGEERTLRMELKILADVGLLGLPNAGKSTFIAAVSAARPKIAPYPFTTLSPNLGVIEDDKGRQLVIADIPGLIEGASEGQGLGHRFLKHVERTRFLVHILSVEEVHLEDENPLVGFELLDEELAAYDPELGRKPQVRVLNKIDLWSEEQLLALKQATKARGEQVFLVSALRGDGLEELLDEIWRRAQAEWARAAERPAPLVQPAWRAAASGEESTGEDEREELPWVECPAEPGEDGQDCCGDLSDEEGEEAEERAGQEEDRGSDVS
- a CDS encoding NAD(P)H-dependent oxidoreductase — protein: MRVSIILAHPNPGSLNHGIAQTAAETLRGMGHKVRLRDLYAEGFDPLLPAGEIPREAALPTLVDEHCREIVEADGIVVVHPNWWGMPPAILTGWVDRVIRPGVCYEFVEGDGGEGVPRGLLKARRAVVFNTSNTFEERERAVFGDPLERIWKDCVFRLCGVTDVHRRTFGVVCVSTREQRETWLDEARQIVARLFPKG
- a CDS encoding cysteine hydrolase family protein translates to MKPALLIIDMLVDFVHEDGALHVPGAQEAIPVIRKVHDTLRERGVPILYLCDAHSLDDPEMADWPPHAIQGTKGAEIISSLEPAPDDLVIQKTHIRGFDEPEVAEKIEELEADYLIITGVATEYCVKETALQAREHGLAVTIVTDGVAGVERNTGDIERAVEELRLAGAQFLSSKELLGDLEGRVHAA